One window of Halorussus sp. MSC15.2 genomic DNA carries:
- a CDS encoding formyltetrahydrofolate deformylase, which translates to MSQRELTEITVVGDDDTGLVARVTTLLFERGINIEDLDQAVRDDLFRMTMRVDAREMDGSKADLRADLDELGADLGVDVRVRFPADRETRRIAVLVTKESHCLRRLCEAEADGDLDAEIAVVIGNHPDLQPVATEYGIPFHDVGDAEGNPDEDELLDLLAEYDADLVALARYMRILGPNVVFRYEGRIINVHPSLLPAFPGAKAYRQAKEAGVRIAGVTAHYVTTDLDQGPIVAQRAFDVPDGASVETIKERGQPLEAEVLLEAVRLHLADDLTIHRGRTQLREDAAEEREDEDGYRLGMGPELDRLTPDEPTDGKVPTPTSGDD; encoded by the coding sequence ATGAGCCAGCGTGAACTGACCGAAATCACCGTCGTCGGCGACGACGACACCGGACTCGTGGCGCGCGTCACCACCCTGCTGTTCGAACGCGGAATCAACATCGAGGACCTCGACCAAGCGGTCCGCGACGACCTCTTCCGGATGACGATGCGCGTGGACGCTCGGGAGATGGACGGGTCGAAGGCCGACCTCCGGGCCGACCTCGACGAACTCGGTGCGGACCTCGGCGTGGACGTGCGCGTCCGGTTCCCCGCCGACCGCGAGACCCGCCGTATCGCGGTGCTCGTGACCAAGGAGAGTCACTGCCTCCGACGACTCTGCGAGGCCGAGGCCGACGGTGACCTCGACGCGGAAATCGCAGTTGTCATCGGGAACCACCCCGACCTCCAACCGGTCGCCACGGAGTACGGGATTCCGTTCCACGACGTCGGCGACGCCGAGGGCAACCCCGACGAGGACGAACTGCTCGACCTGCTGGCGGAGTACGACGCCGACCTCGTCGCGCTGGCGCGCTACATGCGCATCCTCGGCCCGAACGTCGTCTTCCGGTACGAGGGCCGCATCATCAACGTCCATCCGAGCCTCCTGCCCGCGTTCCCCGGCGCGAAGGCCTACCGGCAGGCCAAGGAGGCGGGCGTCCGCATCGCCGGGGTGACCGCTCACTACGTGACGACCGACCTCGACCAAGGTCCCATCGTCGCCCAGCGCGCGTTCGACGTCCCGGACGGCGCGAGCGTCGAGACCATCAAGGAGCGGGGTCAACCGCTCGAAGCAGAGGTGCTGCTGGAGGCCGTCCGACTCCACCTCGCCGACGACCTGACCATCCACCGCGGCCGGACGCAACTCCGCGAGGACGCCGCCGAGGAGCGCGAGGACGAGGACGGCTATAGGCTCGGGATGGGGCCGGAACTCGACCGACTGACGCCGGACGAACCGACCGACGGGAAGGTTCCGACGCCCACGTCGGGCGACGACTAG
- the purQ gene encoding phosphoribosylformylglycinamidine synthase I has protein sequence MTVAIVQFGGSNCDRDAERALSHLGIDAELVWHEDGLPEDVSGIMLPGGFSYGDYLRAGAIAANSPIMAEVRDAAESGTPVLGVCNGAQIGSESRLTPGAFTTNASARFQCERVHVRVENADTPWTADYDEGEVVELPIAHGEGRFEVTDDRLADLNADDRILFRYCDEAGNVTDEANPNGSKENVAGVAGENENVAVLMPHPERISLPDIGGTDGQAILRGFET, from the coding sequence GTGACGGTCGCTATCGTCCAATTCGGCGGCAGTAACTGCGACCGAGACGCCGAGCGCGCGCTCTCGCACCTCGGCATCGACGCCGAACTCGTCTGGCACGAGGACGGTCTCCCCGAGGACGTCTCCGGAATCATGCTGCCGGGCGGGTTCTCCTACGGCGACTACCTCCGGGCCGGAGCCATCGCCGCGAACAGTCCCATCATGGCCGAAGTCCGGGACGCCGCCGAGTCCGGCACGCCCGTCCTCGGCGTCTGCAACGGCGCGCAAATCGGCTCTGAGTCGCGCCTGACCCCCGGCGCGTTCACGACCAACGCCTCCGCCCGGTTCCAGTGCGAACGCGTCCACGTCCGGGTCGAGAACGCCGACACGCCGTGGACCGCCGACTACGACGAGGGCGAAGTCGTGGAGCTGCCCATCGCCCACGGCGAAGGCCGGTTCGAGGTCACCGACGACCGCCTCGCGGACCTGAACGCCGACGACCGGATTCTCTTCCGGTACTGCGACGAGGCGGGCAACGTCACCGACGAGGCCAACCCCAACGGGTCGAAGGAGAACGTCGCGGGCGTCGCGGGCGAGAACGAGAACGTGGCGGTGTTGATGCCCCACCCCGAGCGAATCTCGCTCCCGGACATCGGCGGAACCGACGGACAGGCCATCCTGCGCGGATTCGAGACCTGA
- a CDS encoding phosphoribosylaminoimidazolesuccinocarboxamide synthase, with protein MTSVKEFRVEREPTANTLGRGAFVFTDDYSVFDWGKMPDEIPDKGASLCSMGAFNFELLEDEGVPTHYRGVVSEARSASDSRAGRDDPRDPDTADVVSLADAEEPPTEMAIELTQVPDLPHEGRDYDYDAFHAAAGDNYLIPLEVVFRNSVPVGSSLRRRTTPADHGLDFEEWPEGVVQLEEPIVEFSTKYEESDRYLSRREADRIAGLADVAELEDVAREVNRVVTERAAEAELVHEDGKIECCYFDGEIRVADVVGTFDENRFTFHGQQVSKEFVRQYHKRTQPEWVEAVDAAKREAEERDVADWKSLCEESPEPLDDAVVAAARDLYAAGTNAYVGRDMFDAPSLEDAVAEVRDL; from the coding sequence GTGACGAGCGTCAAGGAGTTCCGCGTCGAGCGCGAACCGACCGCGAACACCCTCGGCCGGGGCGCGTTCGTCTTCACCGACGACTACTCGGTGTTCGACTGGGGCAAGATGCCCGACGAGATTCCCGACAAGGGCGCGAGTCTCTGTTCGATGGGCGCGTTCAACTTCGAGTTGCTGGAGGACGAGGGCGTGCCGACCCACTATCGAGGAGTGGTGAGCGAGGCGCGAAGCGCCTCGGACAGTCGAGCGGGGAGGGACGACCCGCGAGACCCTGACACCGCCGACGTGGTCTCGCTGGCGGACGCCGAGGAACCGCCGACCGAGATGGCCATCGAACTGACGCAGGTGCCCGACCTCCCCCACGAGGGCCGGGACTACGACTACGACGCGTTCCACGCCGCGGCGGGCGACAACTACCTGATTCCGCTCGAAGTCGTCTTCCGCAACAGCGTCCCCGTGGGGTCGAGTCTCCGGCGGCGCACCACTCCGGCCGACCACGGTCTCGACTTCGAGGAGTGGCCCGAGGGCGTCGTCCAACTGGAGGAACCCATCGTGGAGTTCTCCACCAAGTACGAGGAGAGCGACCGCTACCTCTCGCGGCGCGAGGCCGACCGCATTGCCGGACTGGCCGACGTGGCGGAACTGGAGGACGTCGCCCGCGAGGTGAACCGCGTCGTGACCGAGCGGGCCGCGGAGGCCGAGTTGGTCCACGAGGACGGCAAAATCGAATGTTGCTACTTCGACGGGGAGATTCGAGTCGCCGACGTAGTGGGGACCTTCGACGAGAACCGCTTCACGTTCCACGGTCAGCAGGTCAGCAAGGAGTTCGTCCGCCAGTACCACAAGCGCACCCAACCAGAGTGGGTCGAGGCAGTCGATGCGGCGAAGCGTGAGGCCGAGGAGCGCGACGTCGCCGACTGGAAGTCGCTGTGCGAGGAGTCGCCCGAACCGCTGGACGACGCGGTCGTCGCAGCCGCCCGCGACCTCTACGCCGCGGGGACCAACGCCTACGTCGGCCGCGACATGTTCGACGCGCCCTCGTTGGAGGACGCGGTGGCCGAAGTCAGGGACCTCTGA
- the purS gene encoding phosphoribosylformylglycinamidine synthase subunit PurS, which translates to MTAYTATVTVRLKEGVLDPEAETTKKALQRLGFELESLRSADQFELDVDAESTDAAAERADEMAERLLANPTIHDYDVEVEPRE; encoded by the coding sequence ATGACCGCCTACACCGCCACGGTCACGGTTCGCCTGAAGGAGGGCGTCTTGGACCCCGAGGCAGAGACGACCAAAAAGGCGCTTCAGCGACTCGGCTTCGAGTTGGAGAGTCTCCGGTCGGCCGACCAGTTCGAACTCGACGTGGACGCCGAATCGACGGACGCCGCGGCCGAGCGCGCCGACGAGATGGCCGAGCGCCTGCTGGCGAATCCGACCATCCACGACTACGACGTCGAGGTCGAACCCCGAGAATGA